In the Salarias fasciatus chromosome 13, fSalaFa1.1, whole genome shotgun sequence genome, one interval contains:
- the nkx1.2la gene encoding NK1 transcription factor related 2-like,a — MTTSHKISFSIIDILDPNKFNSKRINDLPIVKEKFLVADASLESDKTAGGDFRQEYYYYYFPGLETGDGHSAFSRHPVALTEPPLLDTEPCLTGDPGDADRDSALPLQDSATHKRRRPDQTCAKPRRARTAFTYEQLVALENKFRTTRYLSVCERLNLALSLSLTETQVKIWFQNRRTKWKKQNPGADSSLQPGSNPLVSVSPNPGTCGTNPAGFHQTFSNFSSGGVIFHTAGGVPLSSTGGLLHPFMSSGFVQPTYFNPHL, encoded by the exons ATGACGACGAGTCACAAAATTTCCTTTTCCATAATTGACATTTTGGATCCGAACAAATTCAACAGCAAAAGGATAAACGATCTCCCCATCGTTAAGGAGAAGTTTCTTGTCGCCGATGCAAGTTTGGAGTCGGATAAGACGGCAGGTGGAGACTTCAGACAGGAG tattattattattattttccaggATTGGAGACGGGGGATGGACACTCCGCCTTCTCCAGACACCCAGTAGCGCTCACCGAGCCGCCGCTGCTCGACACCGAGCCCTGTCTCACCGGGGATCCGGGGGACGCGGACCGGGACTCGGCGCTCCCGCTGCAGGACTCCGCGACGCACAAGCGGCGGCGCCCGGACCAGACGTGCGCCAAGCCGAGGCGCGCGCGGACAGCCTTCACCTACGAGCAGCTGGTCGCTCTGGAGAACAAGTTCCGCACCACGCGCTACCTGTCCGTGTGCGAGAGACTGAACCTGGCCCTGTCCCTGAGCCTGACCGAGACCCAGGTGAAGATCTGGTTCCAGAACAGGAGGACCAAGTGGAAAAAGCAGAACCCCGGGGCGGACAGCAGCTTGCAGCCCGGGTCCAACCCCCTGGTCAGCGTCAGCCCGAACCCCGGCACCTGCGGGACAAACCCCGCAGGCTTCCACCAAACTTTCTCCAACTTCAGTTCAGGGGGAGTGATCTTCCACACAGCGGGGGGCGTACCGCTCTCCTCCACTGGGGGGCTCCTGCACCCTTTCATGTCCTCTGGATTCGTTCAGCCAACTTATTTTAATCCACATCTATAG